The following are from one region of the Corylus avellana chromosome ca1, CavTom2PMs-1.0 genome:
- the LOC132192261 gene encoding F-box/kelch-repeat protein At3g23880-like, with amino-acid sequence MSTYLPEEVVLNILSRLPPKSLFRFRCVSKFWHTLIGNPDFFTPNSLNRSILGDPDRSAPLLLVTDDRRIGTDFQYKHIFYFLSGETLDCQSQIIVKLDALCENFTIVASCNGLLCLHQFVDDRIYLWNPATSKTLKALPPLRRPQIDRHMKLKFGVFLITIGFGFDRRSNDFKVLRICNVFDDGDMESKRRVEVYRLSTRRWRRLDLPVPFAELYQRLSGVPLPNFPTTASDGVFFWWVASAKQEEIVAFDFGDELFRTTLLPDGAHFSDFTSVTFTVLNGFVSIVGFPHQRVRSRKRIRGETSTTQCLVIWVLFEFGAEESWTKLINIPLLLDYPERPIGFFRNRELFMQNPEGQLVLYDLLTHSKKDDLQIYGNSSSRNKRLLQVFPYTNLMSWEWMELNGPKAFGRK; translated from the exons ATGTCAACCTATCTTCCTGAGGAAGTGGTATTGAATATACTGAGCAGGCTGCCCCCAAAATCCCTATTCCGATTCAGGTGCGTTTCCAAATTTTGGCATACTCTCATTGGAAATCCTGATTTCTTTACCCCAAACTCTCTCAACCGATCTATTCTCGGAGACCCCGATCGTTCTGCTCCTCTCCTTCTCGTCACAGATGACCGCCGAATCGGCACCGACTTTCAATATAagcatattttttatttcctctcTGGCGAGACCCTGGATTGCCAGTCTCAAATTATTGTCAAGTTAGATGCTCTGTGTGAAAATTTTACGATTGTGGCTTCCTGTAATGGTTTACTCTGTCTCCACCAATTCGTCGATGACAGAATCTATCTTTGGAACCCCGCAACTTCAAAAACTTTAAAGGCTCTCCCGCCCCTGCGACGCCCGCAGATTGATAGGCATATGAAACTGAAGTTTGGTGTCTTTCTGATCACCATCGGATTCGGTTTCGACAGGAGATCCAACGACTTCAAGGTGCTGAGGATTTGTAACGTTTTTGACGACGGGGATATGGAAAGTAAACGACGAGTGGAAGTGTACCGCCTGAGCACTAGGAGATGGAGACGGCTTGACCTGCCCGTGCCGTTTGCTGAACTTTACCAACGCTTGTCGGGGGTTCCACTTCCAAATTTTCCTACCACTGCGTCAGATGGCGTTTTTTTCTGGTGGGTGGCGTCCGCTAAACAAGAGGAAATTGTTGCTTTTGACTTCGGCGACGAGTTGTTCCGAACGACACTGCTTCCGGACGGTGCACATTTTTCAGATTTCACTTCTGTTACTTTTACGGTGTTAAATGGGTTCGTTTCTATAGTGGGTTTCCCTCATCAAAGAGTTCGCTCAAGAAAGCGTATACGCGGGGAAACAAGCACTACTCAATGTTTGGTtatatgggttttgtttgaatttggtGCGGAGGAGTCGTGGACTAAACTCATCAATATTCCACTTTTGCTGGACTACCCGGAAAGGCCCATAGGATTTTTTAGAAACAGAGAGTTGTTTATGCAGAATCCGGAGGGGCAGCTGGTCTTGTACGATCTGTTAACCCATTCAAAGAAGGATGATCTTCAAATTTACGGGAATAGCAGCAGTAGGAATAAAAGATTGTTGCAAGTTTTTCCCTACACGAATTTGATGAGTTGGGAATGGATGGAGCTCAACGGCCCTAAG gcgtttggaagaaaatga